Proteins found in one Labrenzia sp. VG12 genomic segment:
- the hemB gene encoding porphobilinogen synthase, which yields MDTLLAGTRMRRNRQTDWSRRLVRENTLTVDDLIWPVFIVDGEKVRQPVPSMPDVVRLSVDEAVRDAEKAARLGIPALALFPYTDPDLRDETGSEALNADNLTCRALRAIKAEGFNLGLMTDVALDPYTSHGHDGLMAGDTILNDETVDQLCRQALVQAEAGSDVIAPSDMMDGRIGAIRQALDSQGHRGTQIMAYSAKYASAFYGPFRDAVGSSGTLKGDKRTYQMDPANTDEALREAELDITEGADMIMVKPGMPYLDIVRRLKDEFQVPTYAYQVSGEYAMIKAAAANGWLDGDKAMLESLLAFKRAGTDGILTYFAPKVAEMLADGK from the coding sequence ATGGACACGCTCCTGGCCGGCACGCGCATGCGCCGCAACCGTCAGACCGACTGGTCGCGCCGCCTTGTGCGCGAGAACACGCTGACCGTCGACGACCTGATCTGGCCGGTCTTCATCGTGGATGGCGAGAAGGTCCGCCAACCGGTTCCGTCCATGCCGGACGTCGTCCGGCTTTCGGTCGACGAGGCAGTACGCGACGCCGAAAAGGCGGCAAGACTCGGCATCCCCGCTCTGGCCCTGTTTCCCTATACGGATCCGGACCTCAGAGACGAGACCGGTTCTGAGGCGCTCAACGCGGACAACCTGACCTGCCGGGCGCTAAGGGCAATCAAGGCGGAAGGCTTCAACCTCGGCCTGATGACGGACGTCGCGCTCGATCCCTATACAAGCCACGGCCATGACGGGCTCATGGCAGGTGATACGATCCTGAACGACGAGACCGTCGACCAGCTCTGCCGCCAGGCTCTGGTCCAGGCCGAAGCGGGATCGGATGTGATCGCCCCGTCCGACATGATGGACGGCCGCATCGGCGCGATCCGCCAGGCACTGGACAGCCAGGGACATCGCGGCACACAGATCATGGCCTATTCAGCGAAATATGCCTCCGCCTTCTACGGTCCGTTTCGCGATGCAGTCGGGTCGTCCGGCACGTTGAAGGGCGACAAGCGCACCTATCAGATGGACCCGGCCAACACCGACGAGGCCCTGCGTGAGGCCGAGCTCGACATAACCGAGGGCGCCGACATGATCATGGTCAAGCCGGGCATGCCCTATCTCGATATCGTCCGCCGGCTCAAGGACGAGTTCCAGGTACCGACCTACGCCTATCAGGTGTCCGGAGAATACGCCATGATCAAGGCGGCAGCCGCCAATGGCTGGCTCGACGGCGACAAGGCTATGCTGGAAAGCCTGCTTGCCTTCAAGCGCGCGGGGACCGACGGCATCCTGACCTATTTCGCCCCCAAGGTGGCTGAAATGCTGGCGGACGGAAAATGA
- a CDS encoding isobutyryl-CoA dehydrogenase: MDFSLNEDQRAFQDMAASFSRDELAPHAKDWDEDSHFPIPTLRKAAELGFGGIYVKEDVGGSALSRLDAALIFEELSQGCTSTAAYLSIHNMVAWIIDTYGSEDLRQKFLPKLCTMELLTSYCLTEPGSGSDAASLRTSAKDDGDHYVLNGSKAFISGGGVSDLYAVMVRTGGEGPSGVSCLLVEKGTPGLSFGANEVKLGWKSQPTAQVNFQDCRVPKSNLVGTEGQGFKIAMAALDGGRLNIGACSMGAAQACLDHALAYVKERKQFGRPIADFQALQFRLADMATELEAARLLLHKAAAAVDAKAHDATKLAAMAKRLATDTGFKVVNEALQLHGGYGYLRDYPIERYFRDVRVHQILEGTNEIMRLIIARQILKD, translated from the coding sequence GTGGACTTTTCACTCAACGAAGATCAGCGCGCCTTTCAGGACATGGCTGCCAGCTTTTCGCGTGACGAACTGGCGCCCCATGCCAAGGACTGGGACGAAGACAGCCATTTTCCGATCCCGACCCTGCGCAAGGCGGCCGAACTGGGGTTCGGAGGCATCTATGTGAAGGAAGATGTCGGCGGTTCCGCCCTGAGCCGGCTGGATGCGGCCTTGATTTTCGAGGAACTCTCCCAGGGCTGCACCTCGACGGCCGCCTATCTCTCGATCCACAACATGGTGGCCTGGATCATCGATACTTACGGGTCTGAGGACCTTCGCCAGAAGTTCTTGCCAAAGCTCTGCACGATGGAGCTTCTGACGAGCTATTGCCTGACCGAGCCGGGCTCCGGATCGGATGCAGCCAGCTTGAGAACTTCGGCAAAGGACGATGGCGACCATTATGTTCTGAACGGGTCGAAGGCCTTCATATCCGGTGGCGGCGTCAGCGATCTTTATGCGGTCATGGTGCGCACAGGCGGCGAGGGACCGTCCGGTGTTTCCTGCCTTCTGGTGGAAAAGGGGACACCCGGCCTGAGTTTCGGTGCCAACGAGGTCAAGCTGGGCTGGAAGAGCCAGCCGACCGCACAGGTCAATTTCCAGGACTGCCGCGTGCCGAAGTCCAATCTGGTCGGAACGGAAGGCCAGGGGTTCAAGATCGCCATGGCCGCGCTTGACGGCGGTCGGCTCAATATTGGCGCCTGTTCCATGGGGGCGGCGCAGGCCTGTCTCGATCATGCGCTCGCCTATGTGAAGGAGCGCAAGCAGTTCGGCCGGCCGATCGCCGATTTCCAGGCGCTGCAGTTCCGTCTTGCAGATATGGCGACCGAACTCGAAGCTGCGCGGCTGCTCCTGCACAAGGCCGCCGCAGCCGTTGATGCCAAGGCCCATGACGCCACCAAGCTGGCAGCCATGGCCAAACGTCTTGCAACAGATACAGGCTTCAAGGTCGTCAACGAAGCGCTGCAGCTTCATGGTGGCTACGGCTATCTGCGCGATTATCCGATCGAGCGTTATTTCCGGGATGTGCGTGTGCACCAGATCCTGGAAGGCACCAACGAGATCATGCGCCTGATCATCGCGCGTCAGATTTTGAAAGACTGA